One Bacteroidota bacterium genomic region harbors:
- a CDS encoding RNA methyltransferase: MKKLTNAELGRKSPEEFRSAKKLPVIIVLDNVRSAYNVGSVFRTADAFPVEAIYLCGITCHPPHKEIAKTALGAEETVKWKYFKTTTEAIKEIKEIKYKIYAVEQAEKSIKLSQWSVVSSQLPTNNGQLTTDSKLALIFGHEVNGVQQEIIDLCDGCIEIPQEGTKHSLNIAVSVGVVLWEFFRERKNYF, encoded by the coding sequence ATGAAGAAACTAACCAACGCTGAACTGGGAAGAAAATCTCCGGAAGAATTTCGCTCTGCAAAAAAACTTCCGGTAATAATTGTATTGGATAATGTGCGAAGCGCGTATAATGTCGGTTCCGTTTTCCGCACGGCTGATGCATTTCCTGTGGAAGCAATTTATCTCTGCGGAATCACTTGTCATCCTCCGCATAAAGAAATTGCAAAGACAGCGCTGGGCGCAGAAGAAACAGTGAAGTGGAAATATTTTAAAACAACTACGGAAGCAATAAAGGAAATAAAAGAAATAAAATATAAAATCTATGCTGTTGAACAAGCTGAGAAAAGTATTAAACTAAGTCAGTGGTCAGTGGTCAGTAGTCAGTTGCCAACTAACAACGGGCAACTAACAACTGACAGCAAACTCGCTTTAATTTTTGGCCACGAAGTAAACGGAGTTCAGCAGGAAATAATTGATTTATGCGATGGCTGCATTGAAATTCCTCAGGAAGGAACTAAACACTCTCTGAATATTGCAGTAAGCGTGGGAGTTGTGCTCTGGGAATTTTTCAGGGAAAGAAAAAATTATTTCTGA
- a CDS encoding deoxynucleoside kinase, protein MKRLPFFISIEGNIGAGKTTLAKILAKELNASLLLEKFEQNPHLEKFYKNPKQHALPVELWFLAERFEQMKSQISNLKSQILISDYNIDKCLIFAKANLSKEDFLIYKKFFEIIQPLIPQPNLLIYLHQNLNQLRKNIQKRGRTYEKKISFNYLNKIQKGYESYIRGKNRKRVLILDCHSFNLLEKDPIETLVSRIERTLSC, encoded by the coding sequence ATGAAACGACTTCCTTTTTTTATTTCCATAGAAGGAAACATTGGCGCAGGAAAAACCACGCTGGCAAAAATTCTTGCGAAGGAATTAAACGCTTCATTACTTTTGGAAAAGTTCGAACAAAATCCTCATCTCGAAAAGTTTTATAAAAACCCCAAACAGCATGCGTTGCCGGTTGAACTCTGGTTTCTGGCGGAAAGGTTTGAACAAATGAAATCTCAAATCTCAAATCTCAAATCTCAAATCCTGATTTCCGATTACAACATTGACAAATGCCTCATCTTTGCAAAAGCAAATCTTTCAAAAGAAGATTTTCTGATTTATAAAAAGTTTTTTGAAATCATTCAGCCATTGATTCCACAACCCAATCTTTTGATTTATCTTCACCAAAATCTAAATCAACTCAGAAAAAATATTCAGAAGCGCGGAAGAACTTACGAGAAAAAAATTTCATTCAATTATCTTAATAAAATTCAAAAAGGATATGAATCTTACATTAGAGGAAAGAACAGAAAACGGGTTTTAATTTTAGATTGCCACTCCTTCAACTTGCTTGAAAAAGATCCTATTGAAACCCTGGTTTCTAGGATAGAACGAACATTGAGTTGTTAA